One Halarcobacter ebronensis genomic window carries:
- a CDS encoding NAD(P)-dependent oxidoreductase, whose product MAIGFIGLGNLGSAVAKRLTDMGEKLKVYNRTKSKALDSGYEVFDSPKELIDNCDIVFMCLFESLAVENIFEMENGLLSADLQGKTIIDLTTNHYEKVLTFHNKISQNGGEYLEAPIFGSVIPALQGAVTIVASGEKETFDECKPLLEKFGKEIFYLKEPGKASKMKLINNLCLGSFMATIAECTALGEACDIEKPKLLEILGVGGGQSLVLKGKTQKLIEEDFSAHFSNNAIYKDLHTLQDLAYSLNQPLFTAAVPKELFGQMKKDGRGEEDFSSIYQLFK is encoded by the coding sequence ATGGCTATTGGATTTATAGGACTGGGAAATTTAGGAAGTGCAGTTGCAAAAAGATTAACTGACATGGGAGAAAAACTGAAAGTTTATAATAGAACTAAATCTAAAGCTTTAGATTCAGGCTATGAAGTATTTGACTCACCAAAAGAGCTTATAGACAACTGCGATATAGTTTTTATGTGTCTTTTTGAGTCTTTGGCAGTTGAAAATATATTTGAAATGGAAAATGGTTTATTAAGTGCTGATTTACAGGGTAAAACTATCATAGATTTAACCACAAACCATTATGAAAAAGTTTTGACTTTCCATAATAAAATTTCCCAAAATGGTGGAGAGTATTTAGAAGCTCCAATTTTTGGAAGTGTTATTCCTGCCCTTCAAGGAGCAGTTACAATTGTAGCTTCTGGAGAGAAAGAGACTTTTGATGAGTGTAAACCACTACTTGAAAAATTTGGGAAAGAGATTTTTTATCTAAAAGAACCTGGAAAAGCTTCAAAAATGAAACTTATAAACAATCTGTGTTTGGGCTCATTTATGGCAACAATTGCAGAGTGTACTGCACTTGGAGAGGCTTGTGATATTGAAAAACCAAAACTTTTAGAGATACTTGGAGTTGGTGGTGGACAATCATTAGTTTTAAAAGGAAAAACTCAAAAACTAATTGAAGAGGATTTTTCTGCACACTTCTCAAACAATGCAATTTATAAAGACCTACACACTCTTCAAGATTTGGCTTATAGTTTAAATCAACCACTATTTACAGCAGCTGTACCAAAAGAACTATTTGGTCAAATGAAAAAAGATGGAAGAGGAGAAGAGGATTTCTCTTCAATTTATCAGCTTTTTAAATAA
- a CDS encoding DUF2860 family protein: MKKILLLSFSACILLASEQNFVEFGVATKSSKNNFSTIGEDSINSQKAKSESDTSPYLNFFYGYNLSDSTNIYASYNNELRVGSKMNTSFGNFNFGIKYSAYDAWEDPFLLGTNRVETDVRELGAYLEYGVSFSNIHQGKIKYEFSSVDYNKENIVKELEREGYRHILGFDNMWKLKFFERDINYMANVSYEMYDADGKASAYDRYDLILGFSTPVSENLTLSSFIDIGKKNYDETNPVFNKKIDSTITGINANLRWDNILNYKSVYMNFKAGYLEEDANTDFYDKETTYGIISLGYKF, translated from the coding sequence ATGAAAAAAATATTACTGTTATCATTTTCAGCTTGTATATTATTAGCAAGTGAACAAAATTTTGTGGAGTTTGGTGTTGCTACTAAAAGTAGTAAAAATAATTTTTCTACTATTGGTGAAGATAGTATAAATTCACAAAAGGCAAAGAGTGAAAGTGACACCTCACCTTATTTGAACTTTTTTTATGGATATAACTTAAGTGATTCTACAAATATCTATGCTAGTTATAATAATGAGTTAAGAGTTGGTTCTAAAATGAATACCTCTTTTGGAAATTTTAACTTTGGAATAAAATATAGTGCATATGACGCTTGGGAAGACCCTTTTTTACTTGGTACCAATAGAGTGGAGACTGATGTAAGAGAGTTAGGCGCTTATTTAGAGTATGGAGTATCTTTTTCAAATATTCATCAAGGTAAAATCAAATATGAATTTAGTTCAGTAGATTATAATAAAGAAAATATAGTAAAAGAGTTAGAACGTGAAGGATATAGACATATACTTGGTTTTGACAATATGTGGAAACTTAAATTTTTTGAAAGAGATATTAATTATATGGCAAATGTTTCTTACGAAATGTATGATGCTGATGGAAAAGCAAGTGCTTATGATAGATATGATTTAATATTAGGGTTTAGTACTCCTGTTTCTGAAAATCTTACTCTCTCTTCTTTTATAGATATTGGTAAAAAGAATTATGATGAAACTAACCCTGTTTTTAATAAAAAAATTGATTCAACTATAACAGGAATCAATGCAAATCTAAGATGGGACAATATACTAAATTACAAAAGTGTATATATGAATTTTAAAGCAGGATACTTAGAAGAAGATGCAAATACAGATTTTTATGATAAAGAGACAACTTATGGAATAATAAGTTTAGGTTACAAGTTTTAA
- a CDS encoding sensor histidine kinase, with protein sequence MLRIILFIFLILINLDATTIKDSLFGSKFISYDGITFEPFENSNYKNIQTNKDITFKININKKILNNEIFYIKIFCKPDIFVSSNLKYRLNDDYPLIKIDKDINEPLILVFKANNNLPKFYIKIYNELEYNYILKNEKIFFGISYGILLCAFLYNLVFYLSNKKRAFLYYSILQLLLFFLLLIMYKEMFIFSCITTVNEKIIDSSISILINFILFFSILFNLEFLDTKKYTPSIHKALKVLALIIIINSFMILFSQSLNIFEYISLHYVILILIFSAFVVLKRGNKTAIIYLIGWALLFSIVFFSETNFFEMNDLYLLHIGIPLESLIFSLALGLKIRQIELEKQQNETLLINQSKLASMGEMIGNIAHQWRQPLTHLSYIIMNIKAAYDNNKLNNEYISKKSEEANRQIEFMSQTIDDFRNFFKTSKLQSDFSLIECIKENIRLLNESFKVLDIEIKLFYKKDFQINTYKGQLSQVIFNLLNNAKDEFIKNKTINPKIVIELSKTDKYFIIKIIDNAGGIEEKILKKIFEPYFTTKESGLGIGLYMSKIIIEKNMKGKLEVVNRKDGAEFIISLLTSK encoded by the coding sequence ATGCTTAGAATTATCCTTTTTATCTTTTTAATTTTAATAAACTTAGATGCTACAACAATAAAAGATTCACTATTTGGTTCAAAATTTATCTCATATGATGGAATCACTTTTGAACCTTTTGAAAACTCTAATTATAAAAATATTCAAACAAATAAAGATATAACTTTTAAAATTAATATAAACAAAAAAATACTAAATAATGAAATCTTCTATATAAAAATATTTTGCAAACCAGATATTTTTGTCTCTTCAAATTTAAAATATAGACTAAATGATGATTATCCTCTAATAAAAATCGATAAAGATATTAATGAGCCTTTGATTTTAGTCTTTAAAGCAAATAATAACTTGCCAAAGTTTTATATAAAAATATATAATGAGTTGGAATATAACTATATTTTAAAAAATGAAAAAATCTTTTTTGGAATCTCATATGGTATATTGCTTTGTGCTTTTTTATACAATTTAGTATTTTATTTATCAAATAAAAAACGAGCTTTTTTATACTATTCAATTTTACAATTATTGTTATTCTTTTTATTGCTTATTATGTATAAAGAGATGTTTATTTTTAGTTGCATAACAACTGTTAATGAAAAAATTATAGATTCATCAATCTCAATATTGATAAATTTTATACTATTTTTTTCCATTTTATTTAATTTGGAATTTTTAGATACCAAAAAATATACTCCATCTATCCATAAAGCTCTTAAAGTTTTAGCTCTTATTATAATCATAAACTCTTTTATGATTCTATTTTCTCAAAGTCTTAATATATTTGAGTACATCTCATTACATTATGTTATTTTGATTTTGATTTTTTCAGCATTTGTTGTATTAAAAAGGGGAAATAAAACTGCTATTATCTATTTAATAGGGTGGGCTTTACTTTTTTCAATTGTCTTTTTCTCTGAAACAAATTTTTTTGAGATGAACGATTTATATCTTTTACATATAGGAATACCTTTGGAATCTCTTATTTTCTCCCTTGCATTAGGATTAAAAATCAGACAAATAGAGCTAGAAAAACAACAAAATGAAACCCTTTTGATAAATCAGAGTAAATTAGCTTCAATGGGTGAAATGATAGGTAATATTGCCCATCAATGGAGACAACCTCTAACCCATTTATCATATATTATTATGAATATTAAAGCTGCTTATGATAATAACAAACTAAACAATGAATATATTAGTAAAAAAAGTGAAGAAGCAAATAGACAAATAGAGTTTATGTCACAAACAATTGATGATTTTAGGAATTTTTTTAAGACATCAAAACTTCAAAGCGATTTTTCACTTATTGAGTGTATAAAAGAGAATATTAGGTTGTTAAATGAGAGTTTTAAAGTATTAGATATAGAAATTAAACTATTTTATAAAAAAGATTTTCAAATAAACACTTATAAAGGACAGCTTTCTCAAGTGATATTTAATCTATTGAATAATGCCAAAGATGAATTTATAAAAAATAAAACAATAAATCCTAAAATAGTAATAGAACTCTCTAAAACCGATAAATATTTTATTATCAAAATAATAGATAATGCTGGTGGCATAGAAGAAAAAATCCTAAAAAAAATTTTTGAACCCTATTTTACAACAAAAGAGAGTGGCTTAGGAATAGGTCTTTATATGTCTAAAATTATCATTGAAAAAAATATGAAAGGAAAGCTTGAAGTTGTAAATAGAAAAGATGGTGCGGAGTTTATAATTAGTCTATTAACTTCAAAATAA
- a CDS encoding response regulator transcription factor translates to MEELKNLKILYIDDEDFIRENAVEYLGFYCDNVIEAKDGLEGFEKYKLHIPDIIITDIKMPKLNGLEMIRKIRKDDKKTKIILATAFLETSYLLEAVELGLVKYLLKPLTANKLLPVLKSCIEDMIDNKNIFKFSDNFTFDTYNKTLFKDKEPIVLTKKELLFLELLINNNKRAVKYSELNNYVWKGLMTEDALRTIVKELRKKISKESIKNISGIGYKLNA, encoded by the coding sequence ATGGAAGAGTTAAAAAACTTAAAAATTTTATATATTGATGATGAAGATTTTATAAGGGAAAATGCCGTAGAGTATTTAGGTTTTTATTGTGATAATGTAATTGAAGCAAAAGATGGTTTAGAGGGTTTTGAAAAATATAAACTTCATATCCCTGATATTATAATAACAGATATAAAAATGCCTAAACTAAACGGATTGGAGATGATAAGAAAAATACGAAAAGATGATAAAAAAACCAAAATAATATTAGCTACTGCATTTTTAGAAACTTCGTATTTACTTGAAGCTGTTGAATTGGGTTTGGTAAAATATTTATTAAAACCATTAACAGCTAATAAACTTTTACCCGTATTAAAATCATGTATAGAAGATATGATTGATAATAAAAATATTTTTAAATTTTCAGATAATTTTACTTTTGATACTTATAATAAAACTTTATTCAAAGATAAAGAACCTATAGTTTTGACAAAAAAAGAGCTTCTATTTTTAGAATTATTAATAAATAATAATAAAAGAGCAGTAAAATATAGTGAATTAAACAATTATGTGTGGAAAGGTTTGATGACCGAAGATGCTTTAAGAACTATTGTAAAAGAGTTAAGAAAAAAGATCTCAAAAGAGAGTATCAAAAACATATCTGGCATAGGTTATAAATTAAATGCTTAG
- a CDS encoding LysE family translocator: protein MENFMIGFLTLALAHFMALLSPGVDFFIILSNSSKYGKLGGILTSTGIAFANLFYILLALFGISLIKENQLIFATIKILGSIYLLYIGFLLLKSKKRELFGKKIEKKKTKKDIFKYFSMGFFSAILNPKNSIFYFTMFSISIQNDTSFSIQIFYAAWMFFAVLLWDIFIVYLVTNKKSKIFLENYSNYIEKSSGFILIIIAILINI from the coding sequence ATGGAAAATTTTATGATAGGGTTTTTAACCCTTGCTTTAGCTCACTTTATGGCATTATTGAGTCCAGGAGTAGATTTTTTTATTATATTATCAAACTCATCTAAATATGGTAAATTGGGAGGAATATTAACATCCACAGGTATTGCTTTTGCAAACCTTTTTTATATTTTACTTGCACTTTTTGGAATAAGTTTAATAAAAGAGAATCAATTAATATTTGCAACAATAAAAATATTAGGTTCTATTTATCTTTTATATATTGGTTTTTTACTCTTAAAATCGAAAAAAAGGGAACTATTTGGTAAAAAAATCGAAAAAAAGAAAACAAAAAAAGATATCTTTAAATACTTTTCTATGGGATTTTTTTCAGCGATTTTAAACCCAAAAAATTCAATATTTTATTTTACAATGTTTTCTATTTCTATACAAAATGATACTTCATTTTCAATCCAAATATTTTATGCAGCATGGATGTTTTTTGCTGTTTTATTGTGGGATATATTTATAGTTTATTTGGTTACAAATAAAAAAAGTAAGATTTTTTTGGAGAACTATTCAAACTATATAGAAAAGAGTTCAGGCTTTATTCTTATAATAATTGCAATTTTAATAAATATATAA
- a CDS encoding AraC family transcriptional regulator, with product MNKIFTKIFTHENMPYLELRHSNNEKRYKDHLHETFSIGINIDGESIYTNRNNKYNFKKGMLAVINPNEIHSCNPLDKKPNQYYMLYLDKNWCFEIQKSIYKNIKEFTSYNKNLIENNKVYEEFKNLCENLFSAISFEEKENELICFFTTLFEDGFEDIKNDEDNEIIDKILDYLKIHYKENISLNEISKEFDLNLFYIIRLFKNQLKITPHSYLVNLKINQAKKLLQEGGSIVDVALECGFSDQSHFHRNFTKIVAVTPNNYRLNFVQD from the coding sequence ATGAATAAAATTTTTACAAAAATATTCACCCATGAAAATATGCCCTATTTAGAACTTAGACATTCAAATAATGAAAAACGATACAAAGATCACCTACATGAAACCTTTTCAATAGGTATAAATATCGATGGAGAAAGTATTTATACAAATAGAAATAATAAATATAATTTTAAAAAAGGAATGTTGGCAGTTATAAATCCAAATGAGATCCACTCTTGTAACCCTTTGGATAAAAAACCAAATCAATATTATATGCTCTATTTGGATAAAAATTGGTGTTTTGAGATTCAAAAATCTATTTACAAAAATATTAAAGAGTTTACTTCTTATAATAAAAATCTAATTGAAAATAATAAAGTTTATGAAGAGTTTAAAAACTTATGTGAAAATCTTTTTAGTGCTATTTCATTTGAAGAGAAAGAAAATGAACTTATCTGTTTTTTTACTACTCTTTTCGAAGATGGTTTTGAAGATATAAAAAATGATGAAGATAATGAGATAATTGATAAAATATTAGACTATTTGAAAATCCATTACAAAGAGAACATTTCACTAAATGAGATATCAAAAGAGTTTGATTTAAACCTTTTTTATATTATAAGACTTTTTAAAAACCAACTAAAAATAACACCCCATTCCTATTTAGTCAATTTGAAAATAAACCAAGCAAAAAAACTTCTTCAAGAGGGAGGTTCTATTGTAGATGTTGCCCTTGAATGTGGTTTTTCAGACCAAAGCCATTTCCATAGAAATTTTACAAAAATAGTTGCAGTTACTCCAAACAATTATAGACTCAATTTTGTACAAGACTAA